DNA from Podarcis muralis chromosome 13, rPodMur119.hap1.1, whole genome shotgun sequence:
GAtgcagggcagtatacaaattctaataataagaagaataagaatatatTTTCAACTGCAAATTTGACAGAGACCCACATTATTAGGCAGAGAAATACAAAACACCAGATGTGCTAGTTCATTGGGATTTGCGTGAGGTGCTGCTGTCCTGACCCACTCACCAACCAAGAGAGATTCACATACCTCTCTTTTCTCTTTGTTCTCTTTGTCTTCAGCATCTCTTTGCCAAACACTTTTCATATCAAAATCAAAAGGCCCTCTTTTAGGCTCATAGCTGGCAGGTTGATCAGCCTTAAACTCCTCGTGGACCATGTAGTCTGGCATAGCTGAAACTCGAGGCCTGCAGAAAACAGTTTTACCGTTTACTGTGAAGTATTTTGTTATGAAAGGTTCCAGGTGCTTCCAAATGCTGTGACATTTTCTTCCTTTCAACATTCTTCAACTCCACTCTTCCTCAGTCACCCAAAAGAGATTAGCATGAAGACAGAATACTTACTTAGActcatcagctgctgctgctgctgctgctgctggtttcCCATGATGTGTATACCACTCAGGTGCACCATAAGACCCCAGAGACACTTTCCGTGGAGTAGGTGTAAAATGTCTCAACAAGTCTTAAGTGAAGGAGACAAAGTTatttaagttttgtttttttaagcaagtaGATAACTAGTTTTCTGGACATTATTAAAACAAGAGGGCAATATAAAAAATGCTTCATTCTATCCCTCCCCATGAGATTAAGGGGCAAACTATACTAGGTGACAGAGACCTACGACAGGATCTCCTGGTGCTGGCCCTGCCACTAGTATGCAGCCTGTAATCACATTTCCctgagggaatgtggtccttggcCCTGAGAAGGTCGTCCACTGCTGCTCTAACCAATGTGCCTTCCCAACAAATGTTTcaagcatgatttttttttaagtagacgGAGAaacttattttctctctcacacacatgctcaTGCACCATGGCTCACACACAAAtctgcctgccttccccaatTCCCTACACTACAAAAAAGAATACTGAAAATATCCAAATAGAGGCAGAAaaggagggaagggaaacagatcaaatgatttcattttttttcatttgaATTCAAGAGAAACAATCATTTGTCAGAAGATCTCTACTTACTAACAGAGCAAACCAatatacagaaataaaaacacaaaagcaactgCATTTATGCCTGGATTAACTCCCCTCCATGCTGATTTACAAATAAAATTGTTCCCTGAGGCTGTTACttatctggggggaaatgtgcatgttTCCTCTGATAGCTGCTTTCAGGTAAGGTGATGCATTTACAGCTTGATTCAATGCActtttactctgaagtaagcccacTGATTTGAATTGGCCTTACCCAAAGGTAAATATGCAATTTTTAGTTACGTAAGTATGAATTCAACCAAGATTGCCACAAAAGGTTACAGAATACTGCTAAAATTGTGGGTTCTTTCAAAGCAAAAGAACCTGCATTTCTGCAACATCAAAGCTTTCAGGGTGGCATGGAACAtccatattttgtgttttttatcctCCCCAATGTCCCCAAATTTCTTATAGCACTTTCCAGACCATTTATATGTATAAGCCTCCTGAAATTGCCATGAGATTCATATGATTTTAACTACCAGGTCGGCCTCCTTGTTTTGCCAGCTTTACATATTCCGAGTCAGTGTCTTTAATCCACTTCCTTCGCCCCCCAAATGTAATCTCACTGTGAGGATCTCCAAAATCACCGAGACCTGGGATCTGGGATGTTGGCTGCTGTTGAGCTTCAGAATTAACCGACTCCTCTGATCGCTTGAGTGGCACGTGATAGTACCAATCTGCATTAACAAGCAAAAAGATGAATATCACATTTTGAGATTTGtattatattaagtggtataaacttaatttgattttgttctgtgaaccaccctgagacctccaggtatagataGGGCAGTATATATATTCAATACATAATAATTATAGTTATTATAGAAAACAATGAAAAACAGGAAAACTattccattttttgtttttttaaaagcatttataaagaaTAATTTATATAACTTCTACTCCCCATTACTACAAAAATCAATGACCTAATATAACAGGAACCCACACAATTAAAGTCCTGGCTGCCTCTCCTGGTACTGTTCATCAGTTAGAAAGATCAAGGGCATTTCAATGCCAAGTCAGATAGAAATGTCTCTACATCAGGATAGCCCAACCTGCAGCCCAATGGCCACACATACCCCCCCCAAGCTCTTTCTGTGAACCCCGCAAGGTGCTTGGCTGCTGCTGTAACCCTCCTGGCTTTCTCCTTTACACTGTTCCTCATTGATCCAAAAGGCATCATTTACTGCCGCTTTCCTGGTCTTCTTTTCCTGCCCTTTACTGCAAAAACACACCAGTCAAATTGTTTCTTCTTGTCTCCAAGCAGCTCCATGACTGCTTCTGTTGGTCCTCTTTTAGTCTTCTCCTCCAAACTAGAATCTTGGTCAATTTTTCCCTCCTGGACACAACAACAAGTGTGCACAAGAATGTGTATGTGTGCaagcataggagtcaactcctaggggtcaaggTCCCTTCGgcccaccaataaaatatttgaggaggcagctacccccccccaaagttgatgggcattgccattcaaatggtgtgtgcacaccaCATTTATGTGGGGTGTGGCTTACCTGGGctcccccagtattttattcaagttggcacccctgcatggAAGAGAAAATAGGAGCTTTTCTCCTGGTTGCCTGCCtccccttttatttttaaattgccaagcatgtaaagctgaatgcacacaagttaaatgtgcataagtagTGAGCTTACTGTACAAAATGAAGATGTCTAAACACTGTAAACACCACAGGATCTAGTTCTGAGAAAGGTATTATACAGTCCGGAACTAAAGTTTGAGAAAAGatatatgcacaaagatggaaagataCAGCCCTACCTACTATGGGGAAATGGTTGGTAAAATTATTCGACTTAGCCGAGATGGCAAAGTTAATGTGattaattaaagaaaaaccacTGATATTTACTAAGGATTGGAAACTTCTTATGGACTTAATTGTGTGAAACAGAAAATGAACTTGTTATAGCTGGATTTTAAGACTGAAAAAGTATTGGCGTATAGAAAACAGAACCGTTGGATGTTGATGAGCCTCTAGCTGAGGGCTGGCTGGACGGCAGGGGCTGCCTTGGCAGGTCCCGTTGTCAGGACCACCATTTTCTGCACCTGCCTCTTGCCTTTATTTTGCACTGAAGACACTGATCCACAGTCCTTATTCTTTGCTCTGTGCGTCCTATCAAATTCAAATGTACCTAAGCTATTTTcaccaaaataaaaaagagcGCAGTTTTGAAACGCTTTACATGAGAAATATCACATTTATAAACTGTGTACTTGCCACATGGTGCGTATCGATTTGGGGGTCCACGGGGCTCTTTATTTGTATTCCTCATACCTGCACAacggggagaacaggggggggggggttttcaAAAGGAAGCATTTGGCCAAATCCCTGCCAAAGAAGCCAGGCCAGCCggccaaccccccaacccccccatttCTGAATCCGAAAGGCTTTTGCGCGAACTTTCCCGCCCACCTCGCAGCATCCTGAACCAAGTTCACCACAGCCTCGCTGCAGAGGCGGACTCCGGGGCTGCAGCCGGAGCTGCCCGACTCGGGTCCCTTCTGAATCCCCGGGTCCGCCGACCCGATTCCCCGCTGAGCCTCCCGAAGGAGACGCCGCCCACCCCGACCCAGCCGGGGGAGGCTCCTCCGACGGCCGCGGTTAAGGCTGCCGGGGGAGCCGCTCCGAAGGCGGTTCGCCCGGCTGGAGACCCTCCgcgagaggaagaggaggactcTTTCCTCCCTGGTCGCCCTCTCTCGCCTGGTTCCGGGcgaagccgagggagctggccccGCGGGAAGACACCCTCCGCCGCCGGGCCCGATCcttggcgccgccgccgccgccgagttCGAAGTGGGACgggaggccgccgccgccgccgccgccgcgagaGCGACccagaggcggaggaggaggaggaggccgcaaACAATCCCGTCGCCCGGCAACGGCGGCTTCGCGCGCCCTGGGAGCGGGAGGCCGAGCGGGGGAGGGAGGCGAGGCGGccgggagagggagagagcgagcgagcgagggggTCTCGCCGGCGCCCCACGGAGGGCGACCCCAGCGGCAGGGGGCTTCCTCAGGTgagccgcccgcccgcccgcccgcctccaAGCGGGTTACGAAAGGGCGAAGCAGCCCTGGAGTCGAGGGGGACTCGCGagagaagttcaagccctgaggCAGATGGAAACCCCCTCGGCTCCCTTCGCCTCTGAGGTGGCTTGTCGGAACAGGAACGCGTTACCAGGAGGGTGTAGCTGGATTCACACGCGCACACTCGTGTGTGTCCCCAGATACACGCTGCTGAGAGGTTTGATCTTAATCTTGTCCCCACGAGAAGCTCTCACACCAAGAAAGCTTGGCTGGTTCTATGAAATAGGAGTGACAAAGGGGACTGTGGGTGCCCTGGCCTCTGCCACCCGTCTGCGGCCCCAGCCCTCGGGCCAGAGCGCGACAggatgatgctgctgctgctgctgctgcatttccaTAAGATCAACCAAGGCCAAGTCTGGTTTCCTTAAATATATCTATTGGTCTCTTTGAGGCTTTTTGCGTCCCCTCTTCTTGGTTCTGTACAAATCCTTTCAAGGAGTTTTGATATGTAAAACTTCAACAGGATTCCTTTAAATTTACTTTTGTTTGATTACTTGTTTCAGGAAATTATACTTTTGTTGTAATTTTAGGTCCGGCTTAAGGTGAAGAAATGCTTTTTGCGAGTCTAATTTCGAGTAGAAAGTGCCCctccaataatagtaataatattggTTGCCCTGGccactttctctccctccctgaaagtggggggggggggggtgacctagCAGTGCCTTCTATAGCAATGTACAGCTCTCTGGTCCTTCACCCCTCCATTTACTAACTAGCATAGATATGCAGGGGTAGATTTGACTACAAAAACAACCACACAAGAGatacggtttatttacacataagtggtaccttggtttaagaacagcttagtttatgaacaacttggattaagaacgccaCAAACCctgaagtaggtgttttggtttgtgaactttgcattGGAAgtagaacatgtttcacttcctgctgagtgtaaattgggccccccgctgctatgggaaagcacgccttggtttaagaacggacttccggaacagattaagttcataaaccgagggaccactgtatatacaacctgagcctacaatgggtTCAAAGCATTAACACctcagaaggtcttgcttcttcccATAATCACAGCCTTGGGTTGAAGCCAAAATAAGGCATGGCTCTGACCCCCAACTTCTGCCTGCTAGCCCAGCTCTCTCACACCCCACTCTACCTCTTGTCCTTCTCCTCATCTGCCaagtgggggggggacccacccATTTGCTCTCCAGCACAAAGCCGCTTCCTTTGTTATACTAACGACCATGCTCAGGCCccaagaagctggcctggctaCCCCAGAAATTAGAAGGGACTTGGGCATCATCATGACCATAGCAGTTTCAAAGATAATGCCTAAATAATGACATGTTTGATATGTTTTTTCATTCACACTGATATAAGTAAAAAACCCTCCTTTTCCcttggggtacccaagagcccatatagagtcctctttataggttccctattggtaggagaaaataacagaggccaaccagagaatattgagaagcaaggcagctagtaagcctgatctttattaaagctgtagcaacagggtgctccccacacacacgggggggggggggggagcacaagtgtgcaagcccttatatagactttttgaACTGCCCACCTTCAAACTCTAGACCACCCCCAggaacatcatacatacaccacagaaggggtggtctaaaacagaatcctgagtgtgttgtttatctcctgtctggcaagttacctgattgcattatctgggttttggccactcttttgttattaaagtaaaggtaaaggtacccctgaccgtcaggtccagtcgcggacgactctggggttgtggctctcatctcgctttataggccgagggagccggcatttgtccgcagacagcttccaggtcatgtggccagcatgactaagctgcttctggtgaaccagagcagcgccgtttaccttcccgcctggagcggtacctatttatttatttacttgcacttgacatgcttttgaactgctatgtgggcaggagcagggaccgaacaacaggagctcaccccgtcgcggggattcgaactgctgaccttctgattgacaagccctagaacctaggtcacaggctcacaccttgtttatatcttgaatgtgcccttaagacaggatttgtgaggacaggatttgtgaggaaagagacaatggggaggttttccacTTTGACGTTGCAgataaatatttgaggtcaatttattcaggaccttttctgtggtgtttCAGACAtgtacagttatgaacatttcACCCACATTTAAAATGGCACATTGTTAGCTATTTTAGGTCAGTATACGCTgcaattagggatgcgggtggcgctgtggtgtaaaccacaaagcctagggcttgccgatcagaaggtcagcggttcaaatccccatgacggtgtttccatgtgctgctctggttcaccagaagcggcttactcatgctggccacatgacccagaagctgtacgccggctccctcggccagtaaagcgagatgagcaccgcaaccccagagtcgtccacgactggactaaacggtcaagggtccctttacctttacgctgcAATTCTTTTTAGTTCCCTTTTATATATTTCCTTATTCATATTATTTTAGCATCAAGGAGTAAGCGCATAAAAATATGTACAGAATCCCAAAGAGCTCAGGGAGTATCTATTCAACAGAAGACTCTAATGAAGCAAACAATGGCTGTAACAATGACACCTCAGACTCTGACACCCAACAGCTTTTGGAGAGGTATGCATGATTTTGAATATTAACTAATTTATTTCAGTATTCAAGAAACATACAACATGACAGATGTGGTGAAATGTTCTCTCTTTATTCTTCCCAAATAGCTGTCCAGCTGTAGTAGCTTGGGGCTGGGGACTGCATGGCACAGACATTACTTTGTATTTCATGTTATTTAAGGATATTAAATCTATTACATGTATTTacttatatatatttaattaaatattttaaataacattAACTATAACACAAACACTTTAATTTACAATGTGGAAATTTAATTCATTGTGTGGCTTTCATGTTCTTG
Protein-coding regions in this window:
- the C13H7orf57 gene encoding uncharacterized protein C7orf57 homolog isoform X4, giving the protein MLRGMRNTNKEPRGPPNRYAPCDWYYHVPLKRSEESVNSEAQQQPTSQIPGLGDFGDPHSEITFGGRRKWIKDTDSEYVKLAKQGGRPDLLRHFTPTPRKVSLGSYGAPEWYTHHGKPAAAAAAAADESKPRVSAMPDYMVHEEFKADQPASYEPKRGPFDFDMKSVWQRDAEDKENKEKREENGVQVEGSPGSTKEEIKLPAITPRYPHRTPQPIATKEFHGGNRLYFPPMPAHKKNEPVNFSKLISSGYGDEWLQQRDDWEKKNSQPNDSLLPPNSETSQPESTQTDNE
- the C13H7orf57 gene encoding uncharacterized protein C7orf57 homolog isoform X2, with amino-acid sequence MRNTNKEPRGPPNRYAPCDWYYHVPLKRSEESVNSEAQQQPTSQIPGLGDFGDPHSEITFGGRRKWIKDTDSEYVKLAKQGGRPDLLRHFTPTPRKVSLGSYGAPEWYTHHGKPAAAAAAAADESKPRVSAMPDYMVHEEFKADQPASYEPKRGPFDFDMKSVWQRDAEDKENKEKREENGVQVEGSPGSTKEEIKLPAITPRYPHRTPQPIATKEFHGGNRLYFPPMPAHKKNEPVNFSKLISSGYGDEWLQQRDDWEKKNSQPNDSLLPPSEYQKKIEKRQKARKHTLSYKRKPRSQSGLEMGAQPKKPFFNLRIFRDIPARINTNRQ
- the C13H7orf57 gene encoding uncharacterized protein C7orf57 homolog isoform X1, coding for MLRGMRNTNKEPRGPPNRYAPCDWYYHVPLKRSEESVNSEAQQQPTSQIPGLGDFGDPHSEITFGGRRKWIKDTDSEYVKLAKQGGRPDLLRHFTPTPRKVSLGSYGAPEWYTHHGKPAAAAAAAADESKPRVSAMPDYMVHEEFKADQPASYEPKRGPFDFDMKSVWQRDAEDKENKEKREENGVQVEGSPGSTKEEIKLPAITPRYPHRTPQPIATKEFHGGNRLYFPPMPAHKKNEPVNFSKLISSGYGDEWLQQRDDWEKKNSQPNDSLLPPSEYQKKIEKRQKARKHTLSYKRKPRSQSGLEMGAQPKKPFFNLRIFRDIPARINTNRQ